A window from Bacteroidales bacterium encodes these proteins:
- a CDS encoding 30S ribosomal protein S6 has protein sequence MLNQYETVFILTPVLSEAQAKEAVQKFRSVITDGGGEIVHEEDWGLRKLAYPIQKKTTGFYHLIEFRADGSLISKLETEYRRDERIIRFLTFKMDKYAIEYSEKKRSLKENPKEKKVEE, from the coding sequence ATGTTAAACCAGTACGAAACCGTTTTCATTTTAACTCCCGTTTTGTCTGAAGCACAGGCAAAGGAAGCGGTACAAAAATTCCGGAGCGTGATCACCGATGGTGGTGGTGAGATCGTCCACGAGGAAGACTGGGGTTTGCGCAAACTTGCTTACCCGATTCAGAAAAAGACCACCGGATTTTATCACCTGATTGAGTTCAGAGCTGATGGATCACTTATCAGTAAACTTGAAACAGAATACCGCCGTGATGAGCGCATTATCCGGTTTCTGACATTCAAGATGGATAAGTATGCCATTGAGTACAGCGAGAAAAAAAGAAGTTTAAAGGAAAACCCCAAAGAAAAAAAGGTGGAGGAATAA
- a CDS encoding 30S ribosomal protein S18, translating into MNQNQGEIRYLTPPSVEIKKKKYCRFKKNKIKYVDYKDPEFLKKFLNEQGKILPRRLTGTSLKYQRKVAQAIKRARHLALLPYVTDLLK; encoded by the coding sequence ATGAACCAGAATCAGGGAGAAATCAGATATCTGACCCCGCCGTCAGTTGAAATCAAGAAGAAAAAGTACTGCCGTTTCAAGAAGAACAAGATCAAGTACGTTGATTACAAGGATCCTGAATTCCTGAAAAAGTTCCTGAATGAGCAGGGTAAAATACTGCCCCGCCGGCTTACCGGTACTTCACTGAAGTACCAGCGTAAAGTCGCCCAGGCTATTAAAAGAGCCCGGCACCTGGCACTTTTGCCTTATGTAACGGATTTACTCAAGTAA